CATGGCGCGCCGATCACGACCGCCTTGTGGCCATTCAGGACATAGCCCGAGCCGTCTTTCTTGGCCGTGGTTTCAAGGTCCGCCAGATTATAGCGTCCGCGCGGCTCAGCATAGGCGAAGGCAAACGTGCTTGCGCCGCCCATGATTGCCTGCAGGTGCTCTTCTTTCTGCGCGTCCGTGCCGGCATGCTTGAGGAAGCCCCCGCCGCAAACCACGCTTGGCACGAATGGCTCGACCACGAGGCCTTTGCCGAACTCTTCCATGACCACCATGGCATCGATCGGGCCACCGCCCAGGCCGCCATCCTCTTCGCTGAACGGGGCCATGAGCAGGCCGAGCTCAGCAAATTGCGCCCACATTTCAGGCCGCCAGCCGCTCTCGCTCTTGACCACGCCCATACGGGTTTCGAAGTCGTATTGTTCCCGGATCAGCCGTGCCAGGCTGTCGCGGATCATGGTCTGTTCTTCGGTAAAGTTGAAATCCATAAGTGTTTCTCCTGTTGCCCGGTCGCCTTACAGGCCCAGGATCATTTTCGTGATGATGTTGCGCTGAATTTCGTTCGATCCGCCATAGATCGACGTCTTGCGGAAGTTGAAATAGTTCGGCGCAGAATTGTGCGCATAATCCGGCCCGATCGGGAATTCATTGGTGCCATCTTCCGGGAACCCGCGAACATCCGGCGCGCCATAGGTGCCGACCGCTTCCAGGGTCAGTTCGGTGAGACGCTGCTGAATCTCGGTACCTTTGACTTTCAGGATGGAGCTTTCCGGCCCCGGGCCCTTGCCGGCGGACTCACGCGCCAGGGTGCGCAGTTCGGTGAATTCCAATGCCGTCAGGTCAATCTCAAGTTGGCTGATCTTGCGCGAGAAAGAATCGTCATTGATCAACGGCTCACCGTCCAGGACTTCGGTTGAAGCAATGTTGCGCAGGCGCTCAATGCCGCGCTTGGAGCGGGCGACACCGGCAATGCCGGAGCGTTCGTGCGCCAGCAGGAACTTGGCATAGGTCCAGCCCTGATTCTCTTCACCAACGCGATTCTCGACCGGCACGCGCACGTCTGTCAGCCAGACTTCGTTGACCTCGTGCCCGCCATCGATCGTGATGATCGGGCGAACTTCGATGCCGGGTGTGTTCATGTCGACCAGAATGAAGGAAATGCCTTCCTGCGGCTTGGCGGCGTCCGGGTCGGTCCGGCATAGGAAGAAGCCCCAATCGGCGTGCTGAGCGAGGGTCGTCCAGGTCTTCTGGCCATTGATCACATAGTGATCTCCATCCCGCACGGCGGTCGTTTTCAGGCTGGCCAGGTCAGAACCGGCGCCCGGCTCGGAATAGCCCTGGCACCACCACTCTTCGCCCGCCAGGATCTTGGGCAGATAGCGCGCTTTTTGCTCTTCATTGCCGAATGTGTAGATCACCGGGCCGACCATGGAGACGCCGAAAGGCAGCGGCATCAGGGCATCGACGCGGGCATTTTCCTCCGACCAGATATAGCGCTGGGTCGACGTCCAGCCGGTGCCGCCATACTGTTCCGGCCAGGCCGGTGCGGCCCAGCCCTTCTTGCCCAGAACCCTGTGCCAGGCGAGGAATTGATCCTTGGTCAGGTCTTCTCGATTGGCAAACTCTTTCAGTTCATCCGGATAGTTCTCTTCGATAAAGGCACGAACCTCTGCGCGAAAAGCGACTTCTTCAGGCGAAAATTCTAAATTCATGATGAGTCTTCCCGGGATTTATTGGCATTATTTGATCACTTAGTGCCGCGCGCACGGGCGAAAAGCAAGTTAACGCGAACGTAAACGTCACTTTGTCTCAGATGCCGCCGCGGAAGGGAATTTTTTTTGCGGTTGCCCCAGAAAAGGTGCGCAAGCGGTCCGCAACAAGCCAATCGCTGCAGCTGATCCCATCCCTCCGCCCGTGTTGAATTCAAACTCTGCCATCGGCGTCATGCCGAGGCGCTCCAAAGCCGCCTCATGCGCCGGACGGCGGGTGACGTGCGCGGCCCTGACATGATCGATGCCGAGCGGATTGAGGGCATGCACCACACCCGCAGCAATCGTCGTCGCGAAGCCATCAATCAGGATCGGAATCCCTTGCTGGCGCGCTGCGATAATCGTCCCGACACACGCCGCGAGCTCTCGCCCGCCCAGGCAACGCAGGGCCTCCAATGGATCGGACAGGTGTCCGCGATGCGTTTTCAATGCCTGATTGACGATATCCATGCGCTGCTGGTTCATCTCGGATGGAACCTGCGGTCCCGGCCGCACCCAATATTCCGGCGAGCCGCCATAGAGGGCACAGGCCACAGCTGCCGCTGCCGTACCGATCCCGGCGCCGATCACACCGAGTGCGATCAGGTCCGGTTCGCCCTCAAGCGCTTCAAATCCATAGGCGATGGTCGCGGCGCATTCGCGCTCGGTCATCGCCGCTTCCTGTGTGATATTCTTGGTCGGCTGATCCAGCGCCAGTTCGAACACGCGGATATTGGCCTCAACCTGCGTAGAAATAGCCGAAAGGGGGGCCCGTCCGTCTTTCAACGCATCCACTTTTTCACGCGTGCTATCAATCGAAGACAGGGTAACGCCGTTCTGTGAGATGCCATGCGACCCGGCGAAGATGGCCAGAGTTGGCTTGTCCAGCCGCGGCGGATAGCGGCGCTGCCAACCTGAGAGCCAGGCCGCGCCATCGCCGAGGCGGCCAAAATCCCCTTCCCGGCCCATGCCGAGCAATGCGTCATAGACCTTTTGAGAGGCGTTCACATCGAACACGCTCGGACGCAGCGCCAGTTCGCGCACATCTTCAAACGGTCCTGTTGTACTTTCGGCTTCTGACAAGCTGATTCCCCGGTTTCATTTCGGGCGTAAAACGCCCTCATTTCAACGCCCAAGTCAATTCTGGATTTGGTAATTTGATAAATCTGTCGCAAGTATATTTTGAGAGTATTGATTTATGGGATTCGACATGACGCGTCCGAACATTGAAAGCCCGTGCATTAAAGTCTGCGCCGTAGATGGCGAGACCGGCTTGTGCCTGGGGTGCGGGCGCAGTCTGAAAGAGATTGGCGGCTGGATGCAGTTTGATGATGCGGGCCGCCGCGAGGTCATGAATCAATTGCCGGAACGCCTGGAACATCTGCAGGCGATCGGCAAGCTGGGGGCAACGGGATGAAGACGTCTCATATTGTTACGACCTTCCTGCTGGCAGCAGGGGTCGCTGCGGTGATCGGTCTGTATCTCGATCCCAAACTCGACGAAGCCCCTGAAACGGTCGCGGCGACGGAATCGGGCGCCACGCCGAATGTGGCGACCCTTGCGGTGAACGAGGCTGAAACGACCTTCCGCCGGAAGGCGACCATTCGCAGCCGCCCCGACAGCCATTACTGGACTCGCGCCCTGGTCAATCAGAAAACCAGCGTGGAGTTCATGGTCGATACCGGCGCCAGCGTGGTCGCCCTGACCTACAAGGACGCTCAGAAGATGGGCCTGCGCCCGGATCAGCTGGATTATCGCTGGGAAATCCGCACCGCTGGCGGCAAGACGCTAGGCGCGAGCGTGATGATTGACACGATCCAGATTGGACAAGTCAAAGTGAAGAATGTCGAGGCGATGGTCTTGCGCACCGATCTCGAGCAATCCCTGCTGGGCATGAGTTTCCTGCGCGAACTCTATTCTTATGAGTTTCGCGGCGAGCGGCTGATCATCCAACAATAGTATCGTAGAGCATCTTGCTCGCCACGATGGCGAGCAGGACCGCAAACAGGCGCTT
This DNA window, taken from Hyphomonas sp. Mor2, encodes the following:
- a CDS encoding nicotinate-nucleotide--dimethylbenzimidazole phosphoribosyltransferase, whose amino-acid sequence is MSEAESTTGPFEDVRELALRPSVFDVNASQKVYDALLGMGREGDFGRLGDGAAWLSGWQRRYPPRLDKPTLAIFAGSHGISQNGVTLSSIDSTREKVDALKDGRAPLSAISTQVEANIRVFELALDQPTKNITQEAAMTERECAATIAYGFEALEGEPDLIALGVIGAGIGTAAAAVACALYGGSPEYWVRPGPQVPSEMNQQRMDIVNQALKTHRGHLSDPLEALRCLGGRELAACVGTIIAARQQGIPILIDGFATTIAAGVVHALNPLGIDHVRAAHVTRRPAHEAALERLGMTPMAEFEFNTGGGMGSAAAIGLLRTACAPFLGQPQKKFPSAAASETK
- a CDS encoding DUF1289 domain-containing protein; the encoded protein is MTRPNIESPCIKVCAVDGETGLCLGCGRSLKEIGGWMQFDDAGRREVMNQLPERLEHLQAIGKLGATG
- a CDS encoding TIGR02281 family clan AA aspartic protease, coding for MKTSHIVTTFLLAAGVAAVIGLYLDPKLDEAPETVAATESGATPNVATLAVNEAETTFRRKATIRSRPDSHYWTRALVNQKTSVEFMVDTGASVVALTYKDAQKMGLRPDQLDYRWEIRTAGGKTLGASVMIDTIQIGQVKVKNVEAMVLRTDLEQSLLGMSFLRELYSYEFRGERLIIQQ
- a CDS encoding acyl-CoA dehydrogenase family protein; its protein translation is MNLEFSPEEVAFRAEVRAFIEENYPDELKEFANREDLTKDQFLAWHRVLGKKGWAAPAWPEQYGGTGWTSTQRYIWSEENARVDALMPLPFGVSMVGPVIYTFGNEEQKARYLPKILAGEEWWCQGYSEPGAGSDLASLKTTAVRDGDHYVINGQKTWTTLAQHADWGFFLCRTDPDAAKPQEGISFILVDMNTPGIEVRPIITIDGGHEVNEVWLTDVRVPVENRVGEENQGWTYAKFLLAHERSGIAGVARSKRGIERLRNIASTEVLDGEPLINDDSFSRKISQLEIDLTALEFTELRTLARESAGKGPGPESSILKVKGTEIQQRLTELTLEAVGTYGAPDVRGFPEDGTNEFPIGPDYAHNSAPNYFNFRKTSIYGGSNEIQRNIITKMILGL